A window from Sinorhizobium fredii encodes these proteins:
- a CDS encoding Rne/Rng family ribonuclease: MAEKMLIDASHSEETRVVVVRGNRIEEFDFESEHKKQIRGNIYLAKVTRVEPSLQAAFVDYGGNRHGFLAFAEIHPDYYQIPLADRQALLKAEAEEARREDDVEPVETADEQTVAPTRDEAPAEEAAAAEPETEVKAEAEKPKAKPKRTRRAKAKASEQKEEAQGDAEASDEGSSGEMAAMVDVDSISEDVDARRRRDDDDDDDDGHDGEKEIIESVGAEDAMEEVPDRQVRKPRKQYRIQEVIKRRQILLVQVAKEERGNKGAALTTYLSLAGRYSVLMPNTARGGGISRKITNLQDRKRLKEIARGLDVPQGMGVILRTAGANRTKVEVKRDFEYLMRLWENVRTLTLNSTAPCLVYEEGSLIKRSIRDLYNKDISEIIVSGEEGYKEAKSFMKMLMPSHAKVVQPYRDVHPIFSRSGIEAQLDRMLQPQVTLKSGGYIIINQTEALVSIDVNSGRSTREHSIEDTALQTNLEAAEEVARQLRLRDLAGLVVIDFIDMEEKRNNRAVEKKLKDCLKNDRARIQVGRISHFGLLEMSRQRIRASVLESTMQSCPHCNGTGHVRSQSSVALHVLRGIEEHLLKNTTHDIAVRTIPEIALYLLNQKRGTITDYERRFGVSIIIEADAHVGAQHFAIDRGDPVENPVKIEQLLHFEPEPEEEEEEEDIVIEEDLDEEEAEETAAERPGQPKAQASDDQGGRKRKRRRRRRGKGAGHGPESVAAEAGDALDGAADEGDESEDEGEVQDALTADGDQKRKRRRRGKRGGRRNRPEAEGEAALAAESDDEPADAEEAADANDADAAAAAAVEQVVNAASVKAETPAAEAKPAKPKRSRKKAVAAEAPAENADTAAEQAVEAQPDETGPAQVEEAVADLEAGKPARTTIASEPVVTSNVAKADSSEEEAAKPKKGGWWQRRGFF; the protein is encoded by the coding sequence ATGGCAGAGAAAATGCTTATCGATGCGTCTCACTCAGAGGAGACGCGCGTCGTTGTCGTTCGCGGGAACCGCATAGAAGAATTCGATTTCGAATCGGAACATAAGAAGCAAATCCGCGGCAATATCTATCTGGCCAAGGTGACCAGAGTGGAGCCGTCGCTGCAGGCGGCCTTCGTCGATTATGGCGGCAATCGCCACGGCTTCCTGGCCTTCGCCGAAATTCACCCCGACTACTATCAGATCCCCCTCGCCGACCGTCAGGCGCTGTTGAAGGCGGAAGCCGAAGAGGCCCGCCGCGAGGACGACGTCGAGCCGGTCGAGACCGCAGACGAGCAAACCGTCGCGCCGACAAGGGACGAGGCTCCGGCTGAAGAAGCCGCCGCGGCCGAACCGGAAACGGAAGTCAAGGCAGAGGCGGAGAAGCCGAAGGCCAAGCCGAAGCGCACGCGCCGGGCGAAAGCCAAGGCCAGCGAACAAAAGGAAGAGGCGCAGGGCGACGCCGAGGCGAGTGATGAGGGCAGCAGCGGCGAAATGGCCGCGATGGTCGACGTCGACTCGATCTCCGAGGACGTCGATGCGCGCCGCCGCCGCGACGATGATGACGACGATGACGACGGCCATGACGGCGAGAAGGAAATCATCGAGTCTGTCGGCGCAGAAGATGCGATGGAAGAGGTTCCGGACCGGCAGGTCCGCAAGCCGCGAAAGCAGTACCGCATCCAGGAAGTGATCAAGCGCCGGCAGATCCTGCTCGTCCAGGTCGCGAAGGAAGAACGCGGCAACAAGGGCGCGGCGCTCACCACCTATCTTTCGCTCGCGGGCCGCTATTCGGTGCTGATGCCGAACACGGCGCGCGGCGGCGGCATCTCCCGCAAGATCACCAACTTGCAGGACCGCAAGCGCCTCAAGGAAATCGCCCGCGGTCTCGACGTGCCGCAGGGCATGGGCGTGATCCTGCGCACCGCTGGCGCCAACCGCACCAAGGTCGAGGTCAAACGCGACTTCGAATATCTGATGCGGCTGTGGGAGAACGTCCGCACGCTGACCTTGAACTCCACCGCCCCCTGCCTCGTCTATGAGGAAGGCAGCCTGATCAAGCGTTCGATCCGCGACCTCTACAACAAGGATATCAGCGAGATCATCGTCTCCGGCGAAGAGGGCTACAAGGAAGCCAAGAGCTTCATGAAGATGCTGATGCCGAGCCACGCGAAGGTCGTGCAGCCCTATCGCGACGTGCATCCGATCTTCTCGCGTTCCGGCATCGAAGCCCAGCTCGACCGCATGCTGCAGCCGCAGGTGACGCTGAAGTCGGGCGGCTATATCATCATCAACCAGACCGAGGCGCTTGTCTCGATCGACGTGAACTCCGGTCGCTCGACCCGCGAGCATTCGATCGAGGATACCGCGCTGCAGACCAACCTGGAGGCGGCCGAGGAAGTCGCGCGCCAACTGCGTCTTCGCGACCTTGCCGGCCTGGTGGTCATCGACTTCATCGACATGGAAGAAAAGCGCAACAACCGCGCCGTCGAGAAGAAGCTTAAGGACTGCCTGAAGAACGACCGGGCGCGCATCCAGGTCGGCCGCATCTCGCATTTCGGCCTGCTTGAAATGTCGCGCCAGCGCATCCGCGCCTCGGTGCTCGAAAGCACGATGCAGTCCTGCCCGCATTGCAACGGCACGGGCCACGTTCGCTCGCAGTCTTCCGTCGCGCTGCATGTGCTGCGCGGTATCGAGGAACATCTGCTAAAGAACACCACGCACGACATCGCGGTCCGCACGATCCCGGAAATCGCGCTCTACCTTCTCAATCAGAAGCGCGGCACGATCACCGACTATGAGCGGCGCTTCGGCGTCTCGATCATCATCGAGGCGGACGCGCATGTCGGCGCCCAGCACTTCGCGATCGACAGAGGCGATCCGGTCGAGAATCCGGTGAAGATCGAGCAGCTTCTGCATTTCGAGCCGGAGCCGGAAGAAGAAGAAGAAGAAGAAGACATCGTCATCGAGGAGGATCTGGACGAGGAGGAAGCGGAAGAGACCGCGGCCGAGCGTCCGGGACAGCCGAAGGCGCAGGCCTCCGACGACCAGGGCGGCCGCAAGCGCAAGCGCCGTCGCCGGCGGCGCGGCAAGGGTGCCGGCCACGGACCGGAATCGGTCGCGGCGGAAGCCGGAGACGCGCTTGATGGCGCGGCTGACGAAGGCGACGAGTCCGAGGACGAAGGCGAGGTCCAGGATGCCTTGACGGCAGACGGGGATCAGAAGCGCAAGCGTCGCCGTCGCGGCAAGCGGGGCGGCCGCCGCAACCGGCCAGAAGCCGAAGGTGAGGCCGCTCTTGCTGCAGAGTCCGATGACGAGCCGGCCGATGCCGAAGAGGCAGCGGACGCCAACGACGCCGATGCAGCTGCCGCCGCGGCCGTCGAACAGGTCGTGAATGCGGCGTCTGTCAAGGCCGAGACTCCCGCTGCCGAAGCCAAGCCGGCGAAACCGAAGCGCAGCCGCAAGAAAGCCGTGGCCGCCGAGGCACCGGCGGAAAATGCCGACACGGCGGCCGAACAGGCTGTCGAAGCGCAGCCGGATGAAACCGGTCCTGCTCAAGTCGAGGAAGCGGTTGCAGACCTGGAGGCCGGCAAGCCCGCACGGACGACGATTGCTTCCGAGCCCGTGGTCACATCGAATGTGGCCAAGGCCGACAGCAGCGAAGAAGAGGCAGCCAAGCCGAAAAAAGGCGGCTGGTGGCAGCGCCGCGGCTTCTTCTGA
- a CDS encoding DsbA family protein, whose protein sequence is MTLRKKMIAAGALIALAAGIALPQSAAALDAKQKEEIGAFIKEYLIANPEIMLEVQEALSAKQRAKQQEASQAAIAKNEKAIFNSAYDVTLGNPKGDITIVEFFDYNCGYCKRALSDMDEIIANDKNVRFVLKELPILGPDSLAAHKVSAAFRSIAPEKYGDFHRALLGAEERATEETAIAVAAKLGVTEEQLRDKMEDDPNDAAVREAYMLANDLGITGTPSYVIGNEAVYGAVGAAEITGKVANMRECGKTTC, encoded by the coding sequence ATGACGCTCAGGAAGAAGATGATTGCCGCCGGAGCGCTGATCGCGCTTGCAGCCGGCATTGCCCTGCCCCAATCCGCGGCGGCGCTCGATGCAAAGCAGAAGGAAGAGATCGGCGCCTTCATCAAGGAATATCTCATCGCCAATCCGGAAATCATGCTGGAAGTGCAGGAAGCCCTGTCCGCCAAGCAGCGCGCCAAGCAGCAGGAAGCTTCGCAAGCGGCGATCGCCAAGAACGAAAAGGCGATCTTTAATTCCGCCTACGACGTTACGCTCGGTAACCCCAAGGGCGACATCACCATCGTCGAATTCTTCGACTATAATTGCGGCTACTGCAAACGGGCGCTGTCGGACATGGACGAGATCATCGCCAACGACAAGAATGTCCGTTTTGTCTTGAAGGAACTCCCGATTCTCGGCCCCGACTCGCTTGCCGCGCACAAGGTCAGCGCCGCCTTCCGCTCGATCGCGCCGGAGAAATACGGCGACTTCCACCGCGCCCTGCTCGGCGCCGAGGAGCGGGCGACGGAGGAAACGGCGATCGCCGTTGCCGCCAAGCTCGGCGTTACCGAAGAGCAATTGCGCGACAAAATGGAAGACGATCCGAATGACGCCGCGGTGCGCGAAGCCTACATGCTCGCCAACGATCTCGGCATCACCGGCACCCCCTCCTACGTCATCGGCAACGAGGCGGTTTACGGCGCCGTCGGCGCCGCCGAAATCACCGGGAAGGTCGCCAACATGCGCGAGTGCGGCAAGACCACCTGCTGA
- a CDS encoding pyridoxal phosphate-dependent aminotransferase, whose translation MAQMSKRSAVEPFHAMDVLAEATRRRDAGHPVISMAVGQPAHPAPKAALEAARRALEHGRLGYTDALGTLSLKRAIAAHYQSRHGIALDPQRVAITTGSSAGFNLAFLALFDPGDCVAIARPGYPAYRNIMAALGLSVVEIEANADTGFTLTPESLERAAAQAGKPLKGVLLASPANPTGTVTGRERLKALADYCRARSIAFISDEIYHGLTFAGEETSVLEIADDAVVINSFSKYYCMTGWRIGWMVLPEAQVRVFERIAQSLYISPPELSQVAAEAALGAHEELDGYKRAYAANRDLLLTRLPEMGFSIASPMDGAFYAYVDVSRFTNDSMAFARRMLAEINVAATPGFDFDPLEGHRSMRFSYAGAPAEMAEAMDRIAHWLK comes from the coding sequence TTGGCACAGATGTCGAAACGCAGCGCCGTCGAACCGTTCCATGCCATGGATGTATTGGCGGAAGCGACGCGTCGCCGCGATGCCGGCCATCCCGTCATCTCGATGGCGGTCGGCCAGCCGGCCCATCCCGCCCCAAAGGCCGCGCTGGAGGCGGCGCGGCGGGCGCTGGAGCACGGCCGCCTCGGCTATACCGACGCCCTCGGGACCCTCTCGCTGAAGCGGGCAATCGCCGCCCACTATCAGAGCCGCCACGGCATCGCGCTTGATCCGCAGCGGGTTGCGATCACCACCGGCTCCTCCGCGGGCTTCAATCTGGCCTTCCTGGCTCTCTTCGATCCGGGCGATTGCGTCGCCATCGCGCGGCCCGGGTATCCTGCCTACCGCAATATCATGGCCGCGCTCGGCCTGAGCGTGGTCGAGATCGAAGCCAACGCCGATACAGGGTTTACGCTCACGCCCGAAAGCCTGGAGCGGGCGGCGGCGCAGGCCGGCAAGCCTCTGAAGGGGGTGCTTCTTGCCAGCCCTGCAAACCCGACCGGCACAGTCACGGGAAGGGAGCGTCTCAAGGCGCTCGCCGACTATTGCCGCGCCCGATCGATCGCTTTCATCTCCGACGAGATCTATCACGGGCTGACCTTTGCCGGCGAGGAGACCTCGGTCCTCGAGATCGCCGACGATGCGGTCGTCATCAATTCGTTTTCGAAATATTATTGTATGACCGGCTGGCGCATCGGCTGGATGGTGCTGCCGGAGGCTCAGGTGCGTGTCTTCGAGCGCATTGCCCAGAGCCTCTATATTTCGCCGCCGGAGCTCTCCCAGGTTGCCGCGGAGGCCGCCCTCGGCGCGCATGAGGAATTGGATGGTTACAAGCGGGCCTATGCCGCCAATCGCGACCTCCTGCTGACGCGTTTGCCGGAGATGGGCTTTTCGATCGCTTCACCGATGGACGGCGCCTTCTATGCCTATGTCGACGTCAGCCGCTTCACCAACGACAGCATGGCCTTCGCCCGTCGCATGCTCGCCGAGATCAATGTCGCCGCCACGCCCGGCTTCGATTTCGATCCGCTCGAAGGGCATCGCAGCATGCGTTTTTCCTATGCCGGCGCGCCCGCCGAAATGGCCGAAGCGATGGACCGCATTGCGCATTGGTTGAAATAA